CGTATTTTCACCAATAAATTCAAATCTGGGTTTTTTTATGCCCTCAACTTCTACCTCAGCACAAAACAATTCTTTCGGACGAGCCCAAATTTTTGCCGAATCATTTTTTCCTTCTAAATCTTTTTTTCCGTCTTTAACTTCTTGATAAATAACTAATTCTTTTTTATTTTCCGAATTAAGAGCTTCGTCTAAAACTTCATACTTTGCTCCTTTATAATGCTGGTAAAGACCTTTCTTTACTTTTTTTCTTGTCATATTTTTTAAACAAACTTGTTTTTAATAAATTCTGCTAAAGCTAAATTACGCGCATAGTCCATGCGCATTGGACCTAAAATACCAAAGACGCCATTGACTTGATTACTGCGATATTTTACTAACACTGTACTTAAAAAATCACCAAAGGGATTGTCTTGACCAATCAAAACCTGTTCTCCTTCTTCAAGATCCTCAAATACTTCATCAATTATTTCCTCTAAACGATCAATAATATTAGAAACATCGCAAACTGCGTTAACTTGTTTAAATTCTGGTTGGGAAAATAAATTTGATAGACCAGTATAATACAAATCATTCTTATGAAATGCCCAAAAAACCGCGGCACCAGCCAATTCAGCAATTACTTTAGCAGTTTGACGAAAAGCTACTTCATCTTGTTTAAACAAACTGTTTAATAGTTTTTCTTCTCCTTCTTTGAGGGGTTTATTTTTCTTATTTTTCCTCACATTTTCCAAGTAGATCTGATAGGCTAACTCGGTTGGCACTCGGCCGCTGGAAGTATGGGGTTGATAAATATAACCTTCATCTTCAAGTTCCATCATCTCGTTACGAACCGTGGCCGGGGAAATATCTAGCTTATATTTTTCTACCAGCGCCCCCGAGGAAACCGGTTGAGCAGTTTTTATATACTCTTTGACTATGGTGTTTAATAAAAATTGTTTGCGATCCGTTGTCATAAAAATTGAATTTAATTTATAATTAAAACCACTATATTCATTATAAACAAAATTAGCACTCAAGTCAATAGAGTGCTAATATATTTATTTTTTGTCTAATATTTAATAATTTTATCCTTATTCAGATTCCTAAATCATAAATTAAATTCCCAAATCGTCAATCAAATTCCCAATTTTTTCTTATATTCTTGATTTAATTGATAAATTTCCGGAGGTAAAATTCGGACGGCAGAAAAATCAAGTTGTGAGCGATGAAGTAAAGAATAGTATTTAAAATAATATCCATTAATAACTACATCGGAAACTAGATGCACTGCCCCGGATATGGCTAAGGTGAAAAATATTACTTTTAAATTTTGTTTTTTTCGAAAAATAAAAGCCAGTGCTAATAAAATTGGAAAATACTCCCAGGCGTGAAAAAATAATCGTATTTTATCACTAATCAAAAACTGACGACTTTCAATGAAGTATTGAAAATTAAAAGTCGGACCAAAGACTAAAAAATATTCTAAAACATGATCTAAGTCAATTAAAAAACCGCCCATAATTCCCACAATTATTCCTAGACCGGGCTTCTTAAACAAACGTCCACAAAAATAACCAACAATGATTGCTAAAGAAAAATGAATGGTTAAATGTAAAGATAAAGGCATAAAAACAAAAACACTAAACAAAAACTTTCAGTGTTTTATAATTATATCATTTTATTTACTACGATTAAAATACCAAGCTAATATTTCCTTGGCAATGGGTGTCGCCACAGAACTACCTTCACCACCTTCTTCAAGTAAAACTACAAAGGCAATTTCCGGATTTTCATAAGGAGCAAAACCAATGAACCAGGCATGAGGCAAATTTTTCGTTGACCATTGAGCGGTGCCGGTTTTACCGGCCACACTAACGTTTAGCGAACTTAAGGAACGACCACTACCGATGGTAATTGTTTGCCGCATTCCTTCCCTGACTATCTCAATATTTCTTTTATCAATAAAATTTTCATTAATAATTTCGGGTTTTATTTCTTTTATCACCTCATTATTACTATTCAATATTTTGGTTACAAAATGAGGTTTATACAAAGTTCCACCATTAGCTAAAGCGGCCGTATAATTAACCACTTGGAGTGGCGTTACTAAAACATCACCTTGCCCAATCGCAAAATGATAAGTATCGCCAATGTACCATGGTTCTTTTTTGGTTTGTTCTTTCCAAGCGCGTGTCGGTACAAAACCATCAGCCTCACCGTTTAAATCAATGCCGGTTATTTCTCCTAGACCAAACAAACGAGAATATTTAACTAAACCATTCAATCCTAAGCCAGTAAAATCACCGTAGCCACCGCCGATATAATAAAAGAAAGTATTGACGGAAAAAGCAATCGCCCGTCTAACATCGGTTGCTCCATGACCACCAGCTAGCCAATCAGGAAAAAACCATTCCCCAATTCTTATTCCTCCCGTACTTAAAAAACTGGTTCTTTCATTTATAATTCCTTCTTGCAAAGCCCCGGCCGCAAAAATTGGTTTGATTGTTGAGCCAGAAGGAAACTCACCGCCAATTGAACGATTTAAAAAGGGTTGATTAGGATTACTGATTAATTCATTATATTCTTCCTGACTAATTCCACTAGCAAATTTATTATTGTCATAAAAAGGGAAACTAACTAGACTTAAAATCTCGCCATTTTGCGGATTCATAATTATCACTGAAGCTTTCTCTAACTTTAATTTGGTTAAATGTTCTCTTAATATTTCTTCAACCTTTAGTTGCAAATCTAAATCTAAAGAAAGTAATAAATTATTACCGTCTTGAGCCGGGATTTCATTAATCACTTTTTTTTGTCGTCCTAAAGCATCAACTTCAATATTTTTTTGACCTGTTTTTCCTCTTAATTCTTTTTCCCAATAATATTCTAAGCCCACTTTACCGACATAATCAATTAAGGAATAAGTTTTATCAAAATTGGCTAATTCGGTTTCACTTATTTTGCCGGTATAACCCAAAACATGAGACAAACTCGTGTTCTCAGCAATTTTAACTTCATGAGTATTAGCAAGAAGATATTCGCGTCTAATTTTATTACTTAAAAAAACGCCCGGCCAATGGGCTAATTCCAAATTTATGCGCATCGCTGTTTCATAATCAATATTATCTTTAATAAACAAAGGCTGATAAGATTCCAGGGTGCCAATTTTTACCTTGGCTAAAGTTGATTTTATTTCATAAAAAGTCAAACTATCACTTATCAAACTAATTTCTTTTGAACTGGTGGAAATGGTGGTGGTTTGATTATTAATATTTTTTTGACCATCTAAAACAGCACTAATTTCTCTGATTAAATTATCACGCTCTAATTCTGCTCTAGGCATATCAATCGGTCGAAAATAAAGAACGAAATTAGCTTTATTACGTACTAGGGGATAAAAATTTTTGTCATAAATAATGCCTCTTTTGGGCTCAATAATCTCGGCGCGCAAACGATTCCCTTCAGACATTAAATAATATCGTTCACTTTTTACAATTTGCAACCAAGCCGATCTAGTTATTAAAATTACCAAAGCAAAAATGGCAATAATTAAAAACTGTCTTAATTTATCAAAATTAAAACTCCGAGTAACCATTTCTTTTTGACCAGCATCGGACAAAAAAGATTCTTCGGTCCAATCGGAGTAATGATGTGAATCTTTTAAAGCACCAAAGCGAAAACGACCTTCTTGAATACTAAAAGGGTCAGCAGTTTTATCCTGGATTATTTCTAATAATTTTTTGCTTGGTTTATTTTTAAACATTCAAAATAGGCCTAGTATTACTTTTATTAATTAAATATTAGGGCTAATTTAATATTAGCTTTATTATTTTATTATGGCAAACACATAATTTAATAAGTAAAAATTTATTTAAAATTAGATAAAAAATAACTTAAATTTAATAAAAAGAAAGTTTATTTTTTGTTCATATCCTTTATTTTATAATTTAAGATAAGGACTTAAAAAAAATTTAATCAATAAATTTATGAAAGTTTTATTAATTGAAGATGACAAACAAATCGCAAATACCTTAAAGCGTTTGTTAAAAGAAAAAAATATTATTCTTGATTGGGCAAGTGACGGAGAAAAAGGTCTTCAGACCGCTCTAATAAACAAGTATGATTTAATTTTACTTGATTACAATTTACCGTTACTTAATGGCCGGCAAATAATTGAAAAACTAAGACAAGAAAAAATAATGATTCCGATTATTATGCTCACGGTCCGCGCGAAAGTTGAAGACAAGGTTGATATTTTAAATTCTGGAGCTGATGATTATTTAACTAAACCTTTTTCATTTTGCGAACTATTAGCTCGAATCAAGGCTGTTGCTCGTCGCCCCATAGTATTAAAAGAAAAAAGATTAAATATTAAAAATTTAGAACTTTTTCCTGATAAATTTCTCGTAAAAAGAAACGGCAAAAATATTCGCTTACGTGCTAAAGAATTTGCGCTGCTTGAGTATCTGATGACTAAAAAAGGTTATTTTGTTTCTCGCCAAGAAATCATGGAAAATGTCTGGGACGAGAATGCCGACCCTTTTTCTAATACAATTGAAGTACATATCATGAAATTGAGAAAAAAAATTGAAAATAAAAATCAACACTTTATTTTTACTATGCCCAATCGTGGCTATAAAGTAGATGAAAAAGCTTAATTCTTATTAACTTGATAAAATAAAAAAGTATGAAAAAAATTGACCTTGATTTTCTTGAAACTAATAAAAATTTGAACGAAAAAATCAATAATCTATACCGACTAGCTGAATTTGGCAGACTTTCAGCTGGCGCTTTTCACGATTTAATGAGTCTATTAACGGTTGTCTTATTAAATCTGGAAAAATTAAGCAAATTAAAAAATAATACTGATGATTATTCTCAAATTAAAGATTCTTTAGCACAGGCCATTCTGGCAAGCAAAAAAATGGAGGATTTAATTTGCTGTTTAAAAAGATATTTAAGCCAAACAAACGTGAAATCTTCTTTCTTGATGGCTCAAGAAATAAATTCAGCAATTAAAATTTTAAATTATCATACGGTAAAAAATAATATAAAAATAGTTTTTCATAATAAACTGGCAAATAAACCATACTTTGGTGATCCAGTAAAATTTAATCAAATCGTCTACAACTTACTAAGTAACGCGATTGAATCATACGCAAAACAAAAAAGCGACCAAGCGCGAAAAATTGTCATTTTATTAGACAAAAGAAATAATAAAATTATTTTAAAAGTCAGTGATTACGGGCCCGGCATAAAAAAACAATTGCTTAAAAAAATCTTTTTACCATTTTTTAGTACGAAAAAAAGTTGCGGCTTGGGTCTTTATATAACCAAATATCTAGCGGAAAAAGAATTTTTAGGGGAAATAAAAATAAATAGTCAAATTAATAAAAAAACGGAATTTTCTATAATTATTCCTCAAATTAATAAAAAAAGCACCTGATTAATTAATGACTAGAGTTGATTGAATAAAAGCTAAAAAGTGTTATAATAAAGCCAACTATGATAGAATTAAAATTGTTTATATTGTAAAAAAAATGAGTAAATTATTGTCTATAATTGTGCCCGTCTATAACGAAGAACGACTAATCAATAAGTCGCTACCTTTAATTTTTGATTTAAATACTAACAAAGAAGTAATTGTTGTTGATGACGGTTCTACTGATAAGACTCCGGAATTGTTAAATAATTTAAAAAATAAATACGATTTTATTTTAGTAAGACAAGACCTAAATCAGGGCAAAGGGGCGGCTGTTAAACGTGGACTGGAAGAAATACGTGGCGATTATTTTATTATTTGTGATGCTGACTTAGAATATGATCCACAAGATATAATTAAACTGTTTAACGAAGTTATTAATGAGGAGAGCGACAATATTGTTATTTATGGATCCAGATTCAAAAATGTTAAAAAAATTTCTTTCCATTATTTAGTTAATACTTTTCTGACTAGGATGACCAATCTTTTATTTGGCAGTCATCTCACTGATATGGAGACCTGTTTTAAACTTGTTCCTAAATCAGCTCTCAAAAAAATTCGTTTAAGCGGTAAAAGATTTGAAATAGAACCAGAAATTACGGCTCGTCTTTTAAAATCTGGCTATACTATAAAAGAACTCCCCATTAGCTATAATCGACGAACTTATGAAGAAGGAAAAAAAATAACCGCTAAAGACGGAGTGTTAGCGGTTAAGACTTTATTAAAAGAGTGGTTTAAAAAATAATAACAAAATTATAATTTTAAGAAGTTTAGCGAGGCAAGAGACCTCGTTTTTTTAAAACTTCCATTTGTTCTAAATAATCTCGAGCTGTTTTATCGCGATGATTTTTTTTGATTGCTAAACGCCAATAATGTTCAGCCTGAGAATAATCCGATAAACTCCAATAAATAATACCAATTTGATTATAAATACCAGGCATATCAGGTTCTTTCTCTAAACCGCGCAAAGCATAATCAATTCCTTTATATAAATCATTCACATTATTAGATGAGCCATACAAGGTTGCTAAGAAAAAGTAAGCTCGAGGATTATTGGGTTTTTCTATTAATATCTGACGATAAATTTCTTCAGCCAAATCTTTTTGCTCAGCTAAAAGCGCCAATTCAGCCAGATTAAATTTATTTATTAAAGTTGCATCATTAACCAAACTTCTTAATTGCTGACGAAAATTCCATGTATCAATCCGCTTTTCTGCTAAAAACTCTTCTGGATAATAATCATTTAAAACTAAAATTACATAATAACGATCAAAATATATCAATGACCATTCTTGGTCGACTAAAATTCTTCGTAAAAACGTTTTTGCCCAGGGGGTACTATCAAGAAAAGAAAATACAATTGTTTTAAATTCATATTTTTCCATAACTTCTTGCCAAACATTTTCATCGGTCTGCATGGGCAAATATTCTTTTTTAAAGAAATCAACGCTAAAGGCTTCCGGCCGATTATCAACGAATACTTTAACCTGATCCGCTAAACCAAAAATCAAAGCGCTGCCAGAATCATAATTGTTAAAAATAGGTCCGGCAAGATTATTTTCTTTAAAAAAATTAAAAGCATCTTCACTTCCCTGATTAAGTCCTAAGCCAAATTGTTCTTGAGAAAATCTTTGTCTATTATTTCGATCAATGAGTAATGAAATGGCGGAAAATAAAAAAATAAAAATTAAAACAGACAAAAGAGCGGGTTTAATATATTTTTTAAATTTCTGATCAAAATCTGCTATTTTTACTCGTAAAAAATCAAACAATTTCCCCCACAAAAAAGCTAAAGCCGGATATAAATTAGCGCTAATTATCACTAGTACCACTAAGCCAAATATAGTTAAATTGCGTACCGCAAATAATCCTAAAAAAGAAACAAACAAACCAAAAAAACAATCAACTAGACGAATCTTTTTTTGAAATAAATAATTAGCAAGAAAACTAATAACAAGAATTAATAAAAGCCACCTAAAAATTTGATAATTATAGTTTAAAAGTAATTT
The Parcubacteria group bacterium ADurb.Bin159 DNA segment above includes these coding regions:
- the hrcA gene encoding Heat-inducible transcription repressor HrcA; translated protein: MTTDRKQFLLNTIVKEYIKTAQPVSSGALVEKYKLDISPATVRNEMMELEDEGYIYQPHTSSGRVPTELAYQIYLENVRKNKKNKPLKEGEEKLLNSLFKQDEVAFRQTAKVIAELAGAAVFWAFHKNDLYYTGLSNLFSQPEFKQVNAVCDVSNIIDRLEEIIDEVFEDLEEGEQVLIGQDNPFGDFLSTVLVKYRSNQVNGVFGILGPMRMDYARNLALAEFIKNKFV
- the spoVD_3 gene encoding Stage V sporulation protein D, whose protein sequence is MFKNKPSKKLLEIIQDKTADPFSIQEGRFRFGALKDSHHYSDWTEESFLSDAGQKEMVTRSFNFDKLRQFLIIAIFALVILITRSAWLQIVKSERYYLMSEGNRLRAEIIEPKRGIIYDKNFYPLVRNKANFVLYFRPIDMPRAELERDNLIREISAVLDGQKNINNQTTTISTSSKEISLISDSLTFYEIKSTLAKVKIGTLESYQPLFIKDNIDYETAMRINLELAHWPGVFLSNKIRREYLLANTHEVKIAENTSLSHVLGYTGKISETELANFDKTYSLIDYVGKVGLEYYWEKELRGKTGQKNIEVDALGRQKKVINEIPAQDGNNLLLSLDLDLQLKVEEILREHLTKLKLEKASVIIMNPQNGEILSLVSFPFYDNNKFASGISQEEYNELISNPNQPFLNRSIGGEFPSGSTIKPIFAAGALQEGIINERTSFLSTGGIRIGEWFFPDWLAGGHGATDVRRAIAFSVNTFFYYIGGGYGDFTGLGLNGLVKYSRLFGLGEITGIDLNGEADGFVPTRAWKEQTKKEPWYIGDTYHFAIGQGDVLVTPLQVVNYTAALANGGTLYKPHFVTKILNSNNEVIKEIKPEIINENFIDKRNIEIVREGMRQTITIGSGRSLSSLNVSVAGKTGTAQWSTKNLPHAWFIGFAPYENPEIAFVVLLEEGGEGSSVATPIAKEILAWYFNRSK
- the cusR gene encoding Transcriptional regulatory protein CusR, yielding MKVLLIEDDKQIANTLKRLLKEKNIILDWASDGEKGLQTALINKYDLILLDYNLPLLNGRQIIEKLRQEKIMIPIIMLTVRAKVEDKVDILNSGADDYLTKPFSFCELLARIKAVARRPIVLKEKRLNIKNLELFPDKFLVKRNGKNIRLRAKEFALLEYLMTKKGYFVSRQEIMENVWDENADPFSNTIEVHIMKLRKKIENKNQHFIFTMPNRGYKVDEKA
- the zraS gene encoding Sensor protein ZraS gives rise to the protein MKKIDLDFLETNKNLNEKINNLYRLAEFGRLSAGAFHDLMSLLTVVLLNLEKLSKLKNNTDDYSQIKDSLAQAILASKKMEDLICCLKRYLSQTNVKSSFLMAQEINSAIKILNYHTVKNNIKIVFHNKLANKPYFGDPVKFNQIVYNLLSNAIESYAKQKSDQARKIVILLDKRNNKIILKVSDYGPGIKKQLLKKIFLPFFSTKKSCGLGLYITKYLAEKEFLGEIKINSQINKKTEFSIIIPQINKKST
- the arnC gene encoding Undecaprenyl-phosphate 4-deoxy-4-formamido-L-arabinose transferase, giving the protein MSKLLSIIVPVYNEERLINKSLPLIFDLNTNKEVIVVDDGSTDKTPELLNNLKNKYDFILVRQDLNQGKGAAVKRGLEEIRGDYFIICDADLEYDPQDIIKLFNEVINEESDNIVIYGSRFKNVKKISFHYLVNTFLTRMTNLLFGSHLTDMETCFKLVPKSALKKIRLSGKRFEIEPEITARLLKSGYTIKELPISYNRRTYEEGKKITAKDGVLAVKTLLKEWFKK